Within the Miscanthus floridulus cultivar M001 chromosome 2, ASM1932011v1, whole genome shotgun sequence genome, the region ACACTTCAAGGCTGCATTGGGATGATAAATAATAATGCAACAAGAGAAGCTAATATGACATGCTTATAGCTTACCTCCAAATAGTTGTTTCCACGGAAATAATTGATTTCTAATGCTTGTCCAATCAAGCAAGCTTTCTTGCCAACACTCTGTTTAACAATCCAAGATCCCTAAATGGACACACATTCCAAACATAAGACATCGACAGTTTACTGAGTACAGCTTAAAACAAATCAAATAAGGCTCAAAGTGCAAAACAAACCTTTGAGATGTAAGGGATGAGCTTGAACCTTGAGTTTCTGAATGCATCATCTCCATTTACAAATCTTTCAAGCAGAGGGACCTTTTCTAATGGTGTATCCATCATATAATACAAAGCTAAGCTGTATGTGGTTGAACCAGGAACCTGTATCCATCCGATTATAAGCAAGGAATTAAATCGTTATACAGCATGTGACATATGAAGTATCAACCCATATATACACCACAAAATATCTCACCTGTATGTTTACAATGAAGAAGAAATTGGTGCCTCCTTGTGCTGCGCATTTCTACATAAAAGCTATTGGTAAATATCTTCATTACTGCTGATGAAACAAAATTACTGGCTTTAGCATAAGATACCTGGACTAGTCCCCCAGGGCGACCAGCTAGATCATCCTCACGCTTATCAGACTTTATCCAATCAGCACCTACCATTTGCATCAGGGTACTATTTGCCTTGATCTGTCAAAGTTACACGTAAGTTGTATCAGCATCATTATGGTAACTTCAACCAACCatttaggatttatattgaacCGCAGTGTTTCCCTACAGTCTACTTTTCGAAAAGGTAGCAGTAGCGATAACATGGCTAGTGACAATTATCCTGTAAGGTGCCCTTCCCCACAGTAATCCACTACCAAAGAGGTTCAGGTTGTTTTGCACCTAACTAagatatttaattttttttttcaggaTTTGATCTTTGCAGCATATCAAGCAACCTTTAGACGATCGTGCAAATAAGTCTCTCCCCGGATTAAGAATGTCGTAGGATCTGTCGTTGCCCAAGTAGAAGGTACTGTATAACTCGAATCTTTGGGAAGAGTATATCCATAGCAACATGGCCCATTATCAGCATCTGCAGCTCCCTGTAAGTCAACGTATCCTTTTTTCTGGACTAAAATAGAGGAAAAGGAGGAGAGGAAAGATCAAAACtagaacaaaagaaaaaaaaacattggtcATTGGGCAGTAACTGTAACACACCTGCAAGATCATGCAACCTTTTTACAAAAACAGCAGCTGTGGACAATTTAGCATGGCGCTGATCCTGCAGAAGAAATGCCAAAACATTAGAAATGACATGTAAAAATAGTTACAACTTTGTATGTCCTGTTAAGTAATGCCATTCTTTGTAATTAAGTTGCTGCTCACAGTTCACTGTTCTGACATAAAAGGTTCCACTTTTTCAAGCATGGACACATCAGTATGCTCAACTCTTATTTTAATTGTTGAAAATGTAGAAGCTATATAGTATGTACTAAGAGGGCTGCAAGCACACTCAATGTAAGCTGAATATTCAGAGCGAACTTTTTTTTATGGGTCATTCAACATTATTTTGTCTCTAAATTTGAATGTCACAGAATTTTCAAGGGGAAAAAATAGGTCGTCGGCATATTGATATAAACCACACAGACACATCTTTACTATGACCAGAAGATAAATAGTACCACAGGCTCACATCTGTACTATGACCACAGAAGATGTGATGTAGAAGAACTGACTTTGTGAATAAGAACAATGGTAAGTTATTAGCATGGTACTTTGATCATGCAAATACAATGAACTCACCGAAGCATGTGTGCTCTCATCAGAAGGAAACATAACTTCCCTCTGAtcatattctgattcatctgGCACATCAAAGAACTCGTCTGCCGCATCATTAAGTTGAACAAAGGAACTGGTACTGCTTAAGTGCCTGTTAGAACCACCCATTGATCCTTCAGTAGGACCCTCAAGTCTTCTGTTCTCATTTTCTTGCTGAATTTCCAAATTTATTCGCTGATTTTCACCTTGTGGTAGTCCCATGTCCCTGGTCAACTCACCAGATGAgaactccatgcaagcacaaTTACCATTTTTTGCTCGGAAGAATTCTCGTAGTGCTGAAAAAATGTAAGTTCGCAGAGTATTATCGAAATTTGCAAAAAGAGAAATTTCATGGTTGCATCAGGCAAAGATGTATTGACGTAATACAAGACATACCTGCTACTCTGCCTAGCATTCGTATAGTGCTATATTTGGCAGATGATGTAAACAGATAAGACTTCCAGAATTTCCAATCTATGGCAAGCATGTGCTTTACAACTGATTGTCTTCCTTGATTGACTGGTGATATTACATAACCTCCACCTAAATATTCAAAAAGGCACATATCAATTAAGTGTAAGCAAATACAATAGCAAGTTTAGTTCCCACAGAAGTTTTGACTGAAAGTAAAGCATACATTACTTTTAAGACATGCACGGATGTAGCCTCTCTCAGGACGACATTTGCAGTGGAAAACAGAGTGGTATAGAATTACTGAAAATTCAAGATAAGTGTCAAATCTAGATAACTACAAATGAAATATATATATCACTTTTTGTCAAACAATAGTACCGTAAGTTCCATCATCTTCTCGCCTCCAATATCGTCTAAGTAATAGATCTCTCTTTCTCATTCCCCTGAAAACTAAATATAATACAATTACAACTTAATAACAAATCATGCATATAAAAATAGCAGGATAATCAATCCAGCAACAGACCATGGTAACCAGTCGCCTCTTAATTTCTTGTGGATTATGTCTGTATGCCCATCAAGATGCTCGACCACCTTTCCTTCCCGCAAACagaagtcccatctaaaaaatgatCTCAGCTATTATTTGgttgaaaaaaaaaaaattaagtcAGGCGTATGCAAATCATTGTCATCTGGCCTTGAGTTTATTACTGAGAGAACAGTAGAGCAGGTAGTTAACTAAACACATTGGAAATATAACTAACAGTCTAAAAAAACTAGAGCCATCCAGGAGGAACTAGGTGGCATTTTATTAAGAACAAAATACAGGTTCTCGACGAGTTTCTCTACTTTAGCTAGTACACATGAACTGTTAATGCCAAGTTTGAGTGTAACACTAATAATCTCAGGTTTAGAATAGATGCTAGTTTAGGAAGTTGTTTAAGCCGCCACCTATTTGTTGCTTGTTGGTACCACTTTTAGAAAGCTAGGTGAGTATCAACAGGGACAAACTATGTAAAAAGCAATGTACTCATTCCCTCTAGATACATCACGTAAGCTTTGGAGAAACAAAAGCTATAGTAATTTAGACCAGAGGATGTACTTTTTTTTTGCGCGCGcgcggtgggggtgggggggctcAAAGTTTCCAGCAAATTTCTTTGCTTGCTATCTACTAAACTTATTCCGATATGCCAGAAATGATAACTAACAAGTTGGTGTCAAGAAGCAGTAGTACCGTGGTCACTGAGCAATACACAGAGATACTGCTGGGAATCTGAAAAGTTGTCCCAGGACACTCACCATTTGCAATGCTGGTGCTGCCATGTTGCCACTGGAAATGGAGGTTAAGGAGGGCAAGTTCCTCAAAGGGCTGATGTATCTCTACTCTCTAGGAGGAGAGGACAAACCTATGGTCTTCCTATGTCTAGTGTGGTATAGGGTCCAAACTCTCAAAAGGGAAGTGTTTCTAAAAGCAGAGGAAGTAGCTGGCAGAAACGGTAGAACACGGCAACTTGTAGCTTGGCACAAGGAGATTAGCAATGACGGGGTTGTGCCGCTCTGGCCATGGCCAGTAGCAGCCTTG harbors:
- the LOC136525115 gene encoding protein ENHANCED DISEASE RESISTANCE 2-like isoform X2 gives rise to the protein MAGGAEVAVVEDTAAVGAPTATATPPPDVAAAAGGGGEEGMRMEGWLYLIRSNRFGLQYSRKRYFVLEDATLRCFKSAPSSKREDPVRSAIIDSCIHVTDNGRESLHRSDFYIFTLHNASNHYDQLKLGARSSEEAARWIRCLMESALKSPRKDEHIVACSHRRWQAFRLSRRNSCMHSIDWTLFSSAHNDPMASDVIAPSPWTIFGCKNGLRLFTEENDGGSRGKYWDDHPAIMAVGVVDANSEAVFQTLMSLGQSRSEWDFCLREGKVVEHLDGHTDIIHKKLRGDWLPWGMRKRDLLLRRYWRREDDGTYVILYHSVFHCKCRPERGYIRACLKSGGYVISPVNQGRQSVVKHMLAIDWKFWKSYLFTSSAKYSTIRMLGRVAALREFFRAKNGNCACMEFSSGELTRDMGLPQGENQRINLEIQQENENRRLEGPTEGSMGGSNRHLSSTSSFVQLNDAADEFFDVPDESEYDQREVMFPSDESTHASDQRHAKLSTAAVFVKRLHDLAVQKKGYVDLQGAADADNGPCCYGYTLPKDSSYTVPSTWATTDPTTFLIRGETYLHDRLKIKANSTLMQMVGADWIKSDKREDDLAGRPGGLVQKCAAQGGTNFFFIVNIQVPGSTTYSLALYYMMDTPLEKVPLLERFVNGDDAFRNSRFKLIPYISKGSWIVKQSVGKKACLIGQALEINYFRGNNYLELGVDIGSSTVARGVVSLVLGYLNNLVIEMAFLVQGNTYEELPEFLLGTCRLNYLDASKAVSIDEC
- the LOC136525115 gene encoding protein ENHANCED DISEASE RESISTANCE 2-like isoform X1; protein product: MAGGAEVAVVEDTAAVGAPTATATPPPDVAAAAGGGGEEGMRMEGWLYLIRSNRFGLQYSRKRYFVLEDATLRCFKSAPSSKREDPVRSAIIDSCIHVTDNGRESLHRSDFYIFTLHNASNHYDQLKLGARSSEEAARWIRCLMESALKQSPRKDEHIVACSHRRWQAFRLSRRNSCMHSIDWTLFSSAHNDPMASDVIAPSPWTIFGCKNGLRLFTEENDGGSRGKYWDDHPAIMAVGVVDANSEAVFQTLMSLGQSRSEWDFCLREGKVVEHLDGHTDIIHKKLRGDWLPWGMRKRDLLLRRYWRREDDGTYVILYHSVFHCKCRPERGYIRACLKSGGYVISPVNQGRQSVVKHMLAIDWKFWKSYLFTSSAKYSTIRMLGRVAALREFFRAKNGNCACMEFSSGELTRDMGLPQGENQRINLEIQQENENRRLEGPTEGSMGGSNRHLSSTSSFVQLNDAADEFFDVPDESEYDQREVMFPSDESTHASDQRHAKLSTAAVFVKRLHDLAVQKKGYVDLQGAADADNGPCCYGYTLPKDSSYTVPSTWATTDPTTFLIRGETYLHDRLKIKANSTLMQMVGADWIKSDKREDDLAGRPGGLVQKCAAQGGTNFFFIVNIQVPGSTTYSLALYYMMDTPLEKVPLLERFVNGDDAFRNSRFKLIPYISKGSWIVKQSVGKKACLIGQALEINYFRGNNYLELGVDIGSSTVARGVVSLVLGYLNNLVIEMAFLVQGNTYEELPEFLLGTCRLNYLDASKAVSIDEC